A region of the Candidatus Komeilibacteria bacterium CG_4_10_14_0_2_um_filter_37_10 genome:
CCTTAGCTTCAATTTGACGAATGCGCTCACGAGTAACGCCAAACTCCTGCCCTACTTCTTCCAAAGTATGAGCGACGCCATCCTCGAGACCAAAGCGCATCTCTAAAATTTTTTGCTCTCGTGGTGTTAATTCTTGGATAATCATTTTGACGTGATCCTTCAATAATTGTAGAGAAGCCACACGATCTGGCGTAATTGTTTTATCATCTTCAATAAAGTCACCCAGCGTACTATCCTCATCATCTTCACCAACAGACGTCTCTAAAGAAACGGTCTCTTGCGAAATTTTGATTATCTGTCTAACTTTATCAATCTCCTCTCCCATTTCCGCAGCTATTTCTTCGGGCAATGGCTCGCGACCCAAATCCTGAATCAACTGACGCTCGATTTGTTGAAAACGATTAATGGTCTCTACCATGTGCACGGGAATACGAATCGTCCGCGACTGATCAGCTAAAGCGCGGGTGATTGCTTGTCTAATCCACCAAGTAGCATAAGTAGAAAATTTATATCCCTTACGATAATCAAATTTTTCTACCGCTTTAAATAAACCAATATTGCCTTCCTGAATTAAATCTAATAAAGATAAATTACGCCCCACAAATTTCTTGGCAATGGAAACCACCAACCGTAAGTTGGCTGTTATTAATTTAGATCTGGCTTCCATATCGTTTTTCTCTTTACGCTTAGCCAGAGAAACTTCTTCATAGTTCTTTAGTAACGACACGCGACCAATTTCACGTAAATACATTTGGATGGAATCTGCCGATAAATCAATCAAATCTGCTAGCTTAACCTTATCTTTATTCATTTCCGCATCCAAAATTCCACCATCGGGTATGATAATAAGAATACCGGAATCATCTAAGCGATCTAAAAAAATTTCATAATCTTCAATATAGTCTTCGATCTCTTGAAAAGTATATACCACCTCATCCTCGGTCAGAAAGCCACGCAACCGTCCTTTGTTGAGCAAACGATCAATCTTTTCCAACGTCGGCTGAACCGCTATTGGTCTAACTATTTTTTCTTTCTTACTAAGATCTGCCTTGTGCTTATTCTGTTTCTTGGATTTCGTAACTACCTTATTTTTAACAACTTTTTTCTTCTTTATTATTTTAACTTTCTTATTTTTTTTCACTGTTGATTTAACAACTTTTGGAGTGACTTTTTTCTTCTTTTTGATAACAGCGGGCTTAATAAATTTTTTCTTCTTTTTCATGCTGATTTAAATTAAGATAAATTTTTTAATTCCTGGTGACACTGATGAATCTGTGTCAATAATTGATCGATAAGCTCCTGATCACCACTCGCCTCGGCTTGTTTTAACACACTGGTTAAATTTGCAACTTTGATTAGACGGATCTCTTTTTTCAACCGCTGAATTCTTTGTTCTAATTCATAATCAATTTCTGCTGGTTGCAAATCAGAAAATTCCTTAGTTGCTAGGAGCTCTAAAGTTGTTATTCTATTTAGCCAATCTGGCCGTTGTTTTTCCAAAAAATCATGCAAATTGCTACGGCCTAGTAAATTATTATTTATTTGGCTTGAATCAATACTATTATAATACATAACTATCGTTTTGTAAATATCAGCTAGTTCCAATTCTGGTAATTCCTCGGGTAAAAGTTCAGTGATAACTAAACGAATCTTATCGGGATAAAGCAATAAAATGGCGATGATCCCCTCAGCAATTTTGTGTTTGATAATATCCAAAGAGCTATCCAAATTAATTTCCTGCTCTTTCTCTGTTTTACTAGCTAAACTGTCTTTAGTAGTTGGCAATTTTAATTTATCAGTTAAAATTTTCTCACTAACATTTAATAAATTTGCTAACTTTTGTAAATAATGCGATCGCTCTATTTGATCTGGTAACTTGGCTATTAGCGGTAATAAGTCAGCGGCAATATTTTTCTTATGATCAGAGCGACTAAGATCCTTATCTTTCAAAATAATACTAAAATAATAGTCCATGATATTAACCGCCTGACGTATTGATTCTAACCACAAATCTCTATTTAATTTTATACATTCATCTGGGTCTTTGCCGGCGAGTAATCGAATAATTTTCACATTTAATCCCCTTTGCCAAGCTAAATCCAAACCACGCAAGGCTGCTCGCTCACCCGCCACATCAGCATCAAAAGACATCATGACATTATTAGAGAATCTTTGAATTAAATTAATCTGCTCCGTGGTCAATGCCGTGCCGGAAACACCGATTACGTTTTTGGTACCAGCATTAGCACAAGTAATAACGTCCATATTACCTTCAACGATAATCACGTAATCAGCTTTACGAATAGCGGTTTTGGCTTTATCCAGTCCGTACAATACTTGGCTCTTATTATAAATGAGTGTCTGCGGTGTATTAATATACTTAGCCTCTTCATTACTCATGGTCCGACCGGTGAAACCAATTACCTGACCGTGATGATTGTAAATCGGAAAAATCAAACGATTACGAAAACGATCATAATATTTACCCTGATCATTTTTGACAATCAAACCCGCGGCAAATATTTCATTTTCACTAAAACCATTTTTTTTCAAATAGTTCAGCAGATCATCCCAGGAATCACGTGACCAACCCAGCTGCCACTCGGTCACTGTCTTAGTATCAACAATGCGTTGCTGCAAATAATCACGAACTGTTTGCGCCTCTGTTGCGTGTAAAAGTATGTCATGCCAATAATCAGCAGCTAAGCGAGAAATATCCAACAGTTTATTCTTTTCACTGGCATATTGTGGTTCGTGCCAATCAATTGGCACATTAGCTTTCTTGGCTAATATCTTTAAAGCCTCAGGAAAATCAATACCCTCAATTTTCTGCAACCAAGTAAAAATATCACCACCCTCACCACAACCAAAACAATGCCAAATTTGTTTATCGCGAGATACAATAAAGGAAGGGGTTTTCTCGTGATGAAACGGACAATTGGCTTTAAAATTGTTCATGCCAGCTGGAGTTAACTTCAAATATTCTTGAATTAAATCCGCAATATCCACTCTATTTTTTATTTCGTCTGTTGGGGTAAACATACAACAATATTGTAATAGAAAAAGGTAATAATTGATAGGTGTTGACAAATATTAATTAAA
Encoded here:
- a CDS encoding DNA primase, whose amino-acid sequence is MFTPTDEIKNRVDIADLIQEYLKLTPAGMNNFKANCPFHHEKTPSFIVSRDKQIWHCFGCGEGGDIFTWLQKIEGIDFPEALKILAKKANVPIDWHEPQYASEKNKLLDISRLAADYWHDILLHATEAQTVRDYLQQRIVDTKTVTEWQLGWSRDSWDDLLNYLKKNGFSENEIFAAGLIVKNDQGKYYDRFRNRLIFPIYNHHGQVIGFTGRTMSNEEAKYINTPQTLIYNKSQVLYGLDKAKTAIRKADYVIIVEGNMDVITCANAGTKNVIGVSGTALTTEQINLIQRFSNNVMMSFDADVAGERAALRGLDLAWQRGLNVKIIRLLAGKDPDECIKLNRDLWLESIRQAVNIMDYYFSIILKDKDLSRSDHKKNIAADLLPLIAKLPDQIERSHYLQKLANLLNVSEKILTDKLKLPTTKDSLASKTEKEQEINLDSSLDIIKHKIAEGIIAILLLYPDKIRLVITELLPEELPELELADIYKTIVMYYNSIDSSQINNNLLGRSNLHDFLEKQRPDWLNRITTLELLATKEFSDLQPAEIDYELEQRIQRLKKEIRLIKVANLTSVLKQAEASGDQELIDQLLTQIHQCHQELKNLS
- a CDS encoding RNA polymerase sigma factor RpoD; the protein is MKKKKKFIKPAVIKKKKKVTPKVVKSTVKKNKKVKIIKKKKVVKNKVVTKSKKQNKHKADLSKKEKIVRPIAVQPTLEKIDRLLNKGRLRGFLTEDEVVYTFQEIEDYIEDYEIFLDRLDDSGILIIIPDGGILDAEMNKDKVKLADLIDLSADSIQMYLREIGRVSLLKNYEEVSLAKRKEKNDMEARSKLITANLRLVVSIAKKFVGRNLSLLDLIQEGNIGLFKAVEKFDYRKGYKFSTYATWWIRQAITRALADQSRTIRIPVHMVETINRFQQIERQLIQDLGREPLPEEIAAEMGEEIDKVRQIIKISQETVSLETSVGEDDEDSTLGDFIEDDKTITPDRVASLQLLKDHVKMIIQELTPREQKILEMRFGLEDGVAHTLEEVGQEFGVTRERIRQIEAK